From the genome of Pochonia chlamydosporia 170 chromosome Unknown PCv3seq00016, whole genome shotgun sequence:
caatttctatcgatgatgtcccaattgacttcgaactcccagtgccttccacgcctgcttcttctgccgagagctcattgacgccgttctccccgccgccgacgacattgcccactcctgataagtacgatacgcgtctttggggacattttccgggttgggtatggtcagaaagaagcaaagacaactactcatgggcttgggaatatggatacgacatacaacatgacgacgagcgcagatgggtctgcaagccgtgtattcagaagaacgaccccagacctaagaatttcgttgctattggccttcagaatgcgctgaatcacttatacaaggatcacggaatatctgcaccagataacaagacaaagtccggcttgcaaaagaaagccgaggagaagccagggagcaagaggccaagatcgattgtggatatatggaagctcgaccctttaagacctcgagaacaggcgattgccaactctatgatacgcggatttaatcgaaatcactttcaacgtctcctgatcgagtggatagtcgacacgaatcagccctttagtgttgttgaacatgagagactccgggatatcttcgaataccttaaccctgcagtcaaNNNNNNNNNNNNNNNNNNNNNNNNNNNNNNNNNNNNNNNNNNNNNNNNNNNNNNNNNNNNNNNNNNNNNNNNNNNNNNNNNNNNNNNNNNNNNNNNNNNNNNNNNNNNNNNNNNNNNNNNNNNNNNNNNNNNNNNNNNNNNNNNNNNNNNNNNNNNNNNNNNNNNNNNNNNNNNNNNNNNNNNNNNNNNNNNNNNNNNNNNNNNNNNNNNNNNNNNNNNNNNNNNNNNNNNNNNNNNNNNNNNNNNNNNNNNNNNNNNNNNNNNNNNNNNNNNNNNNNNNNNNNNNNNNNNNNNNNNNNNNNNNNNNNNNNNNNNNNNNNNNNNNNNNNNNNNNNNNNNNNNNNNNNNNNNNNNNNNNNNNNNNNNNNNNNNNNNNNNNNNNNNNNNNNNNNNNNNNNNNNNNNNNNNNNNNNNNNNNNNNNNNNNNNNNNNNNNNNNNNNNNNNNNNNNNNNNNNNNNNNNNNNNNNNNNNNNNNNNNNNNNNNNNNNNNNNNNNNNNNNNNNNNNNNNNNNNNNNNNNNNNNNNNaagatcacgaacgccaacatctctgataccacagttcgcgcgctcatcaactccgaatttaaaaagcacaaggcgcgcgtcattgaagccctgcgaaagagccccggcttaatacacgtcagctttgacggatggagggcgcggaatcgacactcgttatacggtatcgtgtgcttcttcagggacgagaatagcaagccccacaaggtcgctctgggggtccccgaagtccgcagacattcggggaacaacattgcaacagaagtcctttataccatcgaggcttttggcatcgaggagaatattgggtattttacccttgacaatgccgagaacaacgacacagcacttgaggctattggcaaaaagctcggcttcaatggcgctcgaaggcgaggccgctgcttcggccatatagtcaatctgtctgcgaaggcactactgttcgggaaggatacagacgcgttcgaaga
Proteins encoded in this window:
- a CDS encoding restless-like transposase (similar to Metarhizium robertsii ARSEF 23 XP_007816583.1); protein product: MSASEFLESSPISIDDVPIDFELPVPSTPASSAESSLTPFSPPPTTLPTPDKYDTRLWGHFPGWVWSERSKDNYSWAWEYGYDIQHDDERRWVCKPCIQKNDPRPKNFVAIGLQNALNHLYKDHGISAPDNKTKSGLQKKAEEKPGSKRPRSIVDIWKLDPLRPREQAIANSMIRGFNRNHFQRLLIEWIVDTNQPFSITNANISDTTVRALINSEFKKHKARVIEALRKSPGLIHVSFDGWRARNRHSLYGIVCFFRDENSKPHKVALGVPEVRRHSGNNIATEVLYTIEAFGIEENIGYFTLDNAENNDTALEAIGKKLGFNGARRRGRCFGHIVNLSAKALLFGKDTDAFEEQLSGAEALSEAEYELWRQKGPVGKLHNFVVDVDRSDRLTYLLKELQEYDISMSDDPKIRSKSPVSVVLDNDTRWLSQLYMIRRALRLRRYFELLVAKFRIQWEEENTSKRTGQLKKSAVRPRILRDENQLTANDWSVLQHFATILGYYEDAVKTLEGDGLIRKRKRGYTGSYGERLGCDQWFRIGINMAWEKLDKYYTILDTTPIYYTALALHPAYRWGWFEQAWVHKPDWIRSAKRIVQEVWDESYRDFHIVVASNDEPVAKRQKQYYNAFEEHCEQSRIDSIQTEPLLDDDTNWRRIRTMAIEP